From the genome of Triticum aestivum cultivar Chinese Spring chromosome 3B, IWGSC CS RefSeq v2.1, whole genome shotgun sequence, one region includes:
- the LOC606348 gene encoding auxin response factor 4 has translation MPPAAMPPPPPPPQGASTGDPLYDELWHACAGPLVTVPRVGDMVYYFPQGHIEQVEASMNQVAANQMRLYDLPSKLLCRVLNVELKAEADTDEVYAQVMLMPEPEQSDATTTEKSSPATGGTTPARPAVRSFCKTLTASDTSTHGGFSVLRRHADECLPPLDMTQSPPTQELVAKDLHGMEWRFRHIFRGQPRRHLLQSGWSVFVSSKRLVAGDAFIFLRGESGELRVGVRRAMRQFSNIASSVISSHSMHLGVLATAWHAINTKTMFTVYYKPRTSRSEFIIPYDKYMDSVKNIYSIGTRFKMRFEGEEAPEQRFTGTIVGSDNLDQLWPESSWRSLKVRWDESSTIPRPDRVSPWEIEPASSPPVNPLPLSRAKRSRPNVPPASPESSLRTKEGATKADMDCAQAQRNQNNTVLPGQEQRSNKLTDINDFDATVQKPMMWSPPPPNIGKTNPLTFQQRPSVHNSIQLGRRETDFKDASSGAQPFGDSLGFFMQTTFDEAPNRLGSFKNQFQDHSYARQFADPYLFMHQQPSLTVESSRKMHTENNDLHFWNGPSTVYGNSIDQAQDFRFKEHPSNWLSPQFSRAEQPRVIRPHASIAPIELEKTTEGSDFKIFGFKVDTASAGFNHLNSPMAGTHEPVLQTQPSVSLDHLQTDCSPEVSLSIAGTTENEKNMQQCPQSSKDVQSKSHGASTRSCTKVHKQGVALGRSVDLSKFVDYDELTAELDKMFEFDGELMSSNKNWQIVYTDNEGDMMLVGDDPWEEFCSIVRKICIYTKEEVQKMNSKPSGPRKEEGSVDGDGATEKAHLPESSDLNSSQLGCVKAD, from the exons atgccgcccgcggccatgccgccgccgcccccgcccccgcaggGCGCCTCCACAG GGGATCCGCTGTACGACGAGCTCTGGCACGCCTGCGCCGGCCCGCTCGTCACCGTGCCGCGCGTCGGGGACATGGTCTACTACTTCCCGCAGGGCCACATCGAGCAG GTGGAGGCCTCCATGAACCAGGTCGCCGCCAACCAGATGCGCCTCTACGATCTGCCCTCTAAGCTGCTCTGCCGCGTCCTCAACGTCGAGCTCAAG GCGGAGGCGGACACGGACGAGGTCTACGCGCAGGTCATGCTCATGCCGGAGCCGGAA CAAAGTGATGCGACGACGACGGAGAAGTCGAGCCCTGCAACAGGAGGCACCACGCCTGCCAGGCCGGCGGTGAGGTCCTTCTGCAAGACCCTGACCGCGTCCGACACCAGCACACATGGCGGCTTCTCGGTGCTGCGCCGCCACGCTGACGAGTGCCTCCCTCCCCTA GATATGACGCAGTCTCCTCCCACACAAGAGCTTGTGGCAAAGGATCTTCATGGCATGGAGTGGCGCTTCCGCCACATTTTCCGCG GGCAACCTAGGAGGCATCTCCTTCAGAGCGGCTGGAGCGTCTTTGTCAGTTCCAAAAGGCTTGTCGCTGGGGACGCCTTCATTTTCCTCAG AGGAGAGAGCGGTGAGCTTCGTGTTGGTGTTAGGCGGGCTATGAGACAGTTCTCCAATATAGCTTCTTCAGTCATATCTAGTCACAGCATGCACCTTGGAGTCCTTGCAACTGCATGGCACGCTATCAACACAAAAACCATGTTCACTGTCTACTACAAGCCTAG GACAAGCCGTTCAGAGTTCATTATACCATACGATAAATATATGGACTCTGTTAAAAACATTTATTCTATTGGGACGAGGTTCAAGATGAGGTTTGAAGGGGAAGAGGCACCAGAGCAGAG GTTTACTGGCACCATAGTGGGCAGTGATAATCTTGACCAATTGTGGCCAGAATCAAGCTGGAGATCCCTTAAG GTGCGTTGGGATGAGTCGTCAACTATTCCACGCCCGGATAGAGTCTCTCCTTGGGAAATAGAGCCTGCTTCATCACCTCCTGTTAACCCGCTTCCTCTTTCTCGTGCCAAAAGATCTAGACCAAATGTTCCTCCAGCTTCTCCTGAATCGTCTCTTCGTACAAAAGAAG GTGCAACTAAGGCTGATATGGATTGTGCTCAAGCACAGCGAAATCAAAATAACACTGTTTTGCCAGGTCAAGAACAGAGGAGCAATAAGCTAACCGACATTAATGACTTTGATGCCACTGTTCAGAAGCCTATGATGTGGTCACCACCACCACCCAACATTGGAAAAACCAACCCACTAACGTTTCAGCAGAGGCCCTCCGTGCATAATTCGATTCAGTTGGGAAGGCGTGAAACTGACTTCAAGGATGCCAGTTCTGGTGCTCAACCTTTTGGTGATTCCCTAGGCTTCTTCATGCAGACAACCTTTGATGAGGCTCCAAATCGTCTTGGTTCATTCAAGAACCAGTTTCAGGATCACAGTTATGCTCGTCAGTTCGCAGATCCATACTTATTTATGCATCAGCAACCTTCCTTGACTGTTGAATCAAGTAGAAAGATGCACACAGAGAACAATGATTTACATTTCTGGAATGGGCCGAGCACCGTGTACGGCAATTCAATAGACCAAGCACAAGATTTCAGGTTTAAAGAACACCCATCAAATTGGTTAAGCCCGCAGTTCTCCCGGGCAGAACAGCCACGAGTGATCAGGCCTCACGCATCAATAGCTCCTATTGAGCTGGAGAAAACAACAGAAGGCAGTGATTTCAAGATCTTTGGGTTTAAAGTTGATACTGCCAGTGCTGGTTTTAACCATTTGAACTCCCCAATGGCTGGAACGCACGAGCCTGTGCTACAAACTCAACCATCTGTATCATTAGATCATTTGCAAACTGATTGTTCTCCTGAGGTGTCTTTAAGCATTGCTGGGACGACTGAGAATGAGAAAAACATGCAGCAATGTCCGCAGAGTTCAAAAGACGTCCAAAGCAAGTCCCATGGTGCTTCCACAAGGAGTTGCACAAAG GTTCATAAGCAAGGTGTTGCACTTGGTAGATCAGTTGATCTGTCAAAGTTTGTTGACTATGATGAACTCACAGCTGAGCTAGAcaagatgtttgaatttgatgGCGAACTGATGTCCTCAAACAAAAATTGGCAGATTGTCTATACTGACAATGAGGGTGACATGATGCTGGTGGGAGACGATCCATGGGA GGAGTTCTGCAGCATAGTGCGCAAGATATGCATTTACACCAAGGAGGAGGTCCAGAAGATGAACTCGAAACCATCTGGCCCAAGAAAGGAGGAAGGTTCAGTGGATGGTGACGGCGCAACCGAGAAGGCCCATCTTCCCGAATCAAGCGATTTAAATTCTAGCCAACTAG GTTGTGTTAAGGCCGACTGA